A window of the Branchiostoma floridae strain S238N-H82 chromosome 12, Bfl_VNyyK, whole genome shotgun sequence genome harbors these coding sequences:
- the LOC118428106 gene encoding D-beta-hydroxybutyrate dehydrogenase, mitochondrial-like, whose product MIVTIHDSFKVIRVTGQVNVQHSYSARERAVTMLKPLHLFYCASLLGLTTISGLLLLLYHCAPVLYYLCTGILLGSVGYCVVLYMAPKSRVSGEGKAVFITGCDSGFGFGLAKRLDSLGFTVFAGCLLADSGGEGSKKLRAECSSRLSTVQIDVTDDGQVQAAVRQVKDRLPTGSKGLYALVNNAGVWQPGEIEWVSMAAYRRVMEVNTFGTVRVTKAFLPLVRRAKGRVVNISSVGGLCAGPLAAGYSMTKAAMEFFSDALRHEMHKWGVKVVIVEPSSFARATDIVLPAVYKKFAEDLRNNVEDVVKEDYGMEYFDFKMEQLRLYAHGEGHSRNPTAVIEAMVDAVTLTTPSHRYLVGSSFEDYVTWMWLGYFPTRWTGSTLLAEKEGDPKPAMLKKNY is encoded by the exons ATGATTGTCACTATTCATGACTCTTTTAAAGTCATACGTGTTACGGGGCAGGTCAATGTTCAACATTCGTATTCAGCACGAGAGAGAGCTGTAACAATGTTGAAGCCACTACACCTGTTCTACTGTGCGAGCCTGCTCGGTTTGACCACCATTTCaggcttgttgttgttgttgtatcacTGTGCACCTGTCCTGTACTACCTGTGCACGGGGATACTACTGGGTTCAGTGGGATACTGTGTGGTTCTGTACATGGCGCCGAAGAGCCGAGTGAGCGGGGAGGGCAAAGCTGTCTTCATTACAG GTTGTGACAGCGGTTTCGGATTTGGACTGGCCAAACGTCTTGACTCGCTGGGTTTCACGGTGTTTGCCGGCTGTCTGCTGGCAGACAGTGGTGGGGAGGGGTCGAAGAAACTCCGGGCGGAGTGCTCGAGCAGGCTGAGTACTGTTCAGATTGACGTCACTGATGATGGACAGGTGCAGGCCGCTGTCAGACAGGTCAAAGATCGACTGCCGACGGGGTCGAAGG GTCTTTACGCATTGGTGAACAATGCTGGAGTCTGGCAGCCGGGAGAGATAGAGTGGGTCAGCATGGCCGCCTACCGACGTGTGATGGAAGTGAACACCTTCGGTACCGTGCGAGTCACTAAGGCGTTCTTGCCTCTAGTTCGTCGGGCGAAAG GACGTGTCGTGAACATCTCCAGTGTGGGTGGGCTTTGCGCAGGCCCGTTGGCTGCTGGCTACTCTATGACAAAGGCCGCCATGGAATTTTTCTCGGACGCTTTAAG ACATGAGATGCACAAGTGGGGAGTTAAAGTCGTCATAGTGGAGCCGTCCAGCTTTGCACGGGCTACAGATATCGTCTTGCCTGCCGTCTACAAGAAGTTCGCTGAG GATTTGCGGAACAACGTGGAAGATGTTGTGAAGGAGGATTATGGCATGGAGTACTTCGACTTCAAGATGGAACAGTTGAGGCTATATGCCCACGGCGAAGGTCATTCGAGGAATCCAACGGCTGTGATAGAA GCTATGGTGGACGCCGTCACCCTGACCACCCCCTCACATCGCTACTTGGTCGGGTCGAGTTTTGAGGACTACGTCACTTGGATGTGGTTAGGCTACTTCCCCACACGGTGGACTGGTTCTACCCTGCTGGCTGAAAAGGAAGGGGACCCCAAACCAGCCATGCTGAAGAAAAATTACTAG
- the LOC118426936 gene encoding D-beta-hydroxybutyrate dehydrogenase, mitochondrial-like, whose translation MASAYSMTKAAMEFFSDALRHEMHKWGVQVVIVEPGSFARATDIILPAVYKKLVEDMRNNAEDVVKEDYGMEYFDFKMEQLRLFAHGEGASRDPTAVIDAMVDAVTLTTPSHRYLVGSSFEDYVTWMWLGYFPTRWTGSTLLAEKEGDPKPAMLKKNH comes from the exons ATGGCTAGTGCCTATTCCATGACCAAGGCCGCCATGGAATTTTTCTCGGACGCCTTAAG GCATGAGATGCACAAGTGGGGAGTCCAAGTCGTCATCGTGGAACCTGGCAGCTTTGCACGGGCTACAGATATCATCTTGCCTGCCGTTTACAAGAAGTTAGTTGAG GATATGCGGAACAACGCGGAAGATGTTGTTAAGGAAGATTATGGCATGGAGTATTTCGACTTCAAGATGGAACAACTGAGGCTGTTTGCCCACGGCGAAGGTGCTTCTAGGGATCCAACGGCTGTGATAGAC GCTATGGTGGACGCCGTCACCCTGACCACCCCCTCACATCGCTACTTGGTCGGGTCGAGTTTTGAGGACTACGTCACTTGGATGTGGTTAGGCTACTTTCCCACACGGTGGACTGGTTCTACCCTGCTGGCTGAGAAGGAAGGCGACCCGAAACCAGCCATGCTGAAGAAAAATCACTAG
- the LOC118427683 gene encoding D-beta-hydroxybutyrate dehydrogenase, mitochondrial-like gives MAAYRRVMEVNAFGPVRVTKAFLPLIRRVKGRVVNITSEAGLHSPPSISAYHMTKRAVEFFSDALRHEMHKWGVKVVIVQPGSFARATDIALPAVYNRFVENLRNNVEEAVKEDYGMEYFDFKMEQMRSWLTVDIQGKDPNPVIDAMADAVTLTTPAHRYLVGSSFEDYVNKIWLGYFPTQWTDYTERPEKESDPKPAMLQKNI, from the exons ATGGCCGCCTACCGACGTGTGATGGAAGTGAATGCCTTCGGTCCCGTGCGGGTCACCAAGGCGTTCTTGCCTCTGATTCGTCGGGTGAAAG GACGAGTTGTGAACATCACCAGTGAGGCGGGTCTACATTCACCCCCAAGTATATCCGCTTATCACATGACCAAGAGAGCCGTGGAATTTTTCTCCGACGCACTCAG ACACGAGATGCACAAGTGGGGAGTCAAAGTCGTCATAGTGCAGCCTGGCAGCTTTGCACGGGCTACAGATATCGCCTTGCCTGCCGTCTACAATAGGTTCGTTGAG AATCTGCGGAACAACGTGGAAGAAGCTGTGAAGGAGGATTATGGCATGGAGTACTTCGACTTCAAGATGGAACAGATGAGATCCTGGCTTACTGTTGACATTCAGGGAAAGGATCCCAACCCTGTCATAGAT GCCATGGCGGACGCCGTCACCCTGACCACCCCCGCACATCGCTACTTGGTTGGGTCGAGTTTTGAGGACTACGTCAACAAAATTTGGCTGGGCTACTTCCCCACGCAGTGGACTGACTACACGGAGAGGCCCGAGAAGGAAAGCGACCCTAAACCGGCCATGCTACAGAAAAATATCTAG
- the LOC118427763 gene encoding D-beta-hydroxybutyrate dehydrogenase, mitochondrial-like yields MLKPLHLFYCASLIGLTTISGLLSLLYHCAPVLYYLCTGILLGSVGYCAVQYLMPKGWVRGEGKAVFITGCDSGFGFRLAKRLDSLGFTVFAGCLLADSGGEGSMKLRAECSSRLSTVQIDVTDDGQVQAAVLQVKDRLPAGSKGLYALVNNAGVWQPGEIEWASIVAYRRVMEVTPSAPCGSPRRSCL; encoded by the exons ATGTTGAAGCCACTACACCTGTTCTACTGTGCGAGCCTGATCGGTTTGACCACCATTTCAGgcttgttgtcgttgttgtacCACTGTGCACCTGTCCTGTACTACCTGTGCACGGGGATACTACTGGGTTCAGTGGGATACTGTGCGGTTCAGTACTTGATGCCGAAAGGCTGGGTGAGAGGGGAAGGCAAAGCTGTCTTCATTACAG GCTGTGACAGTGGCTTTGGCTTTCGACTGGCCAAACGTCTGGACTCGCTGGGCTTCACGGTGTTTGCCGGCTGTCTGCTGGCAGACAGTGGTGGGGAGGGGTCGATGAAACTCCGGGCGGAGTGCTCGAGCAGGCTGAGTACTGTTCAGATTGACGTCACTGATGATGGACAGGTGCAGGCCGCTGTACTACAGGTCAAAGATCGACTGCCAGCGGGGTCAAAGG GTCTTTACGCATTGGTGAACAACGCTGGAGTCTGGCAACCGGGAGAGATAGAGTGGGCCAGCATTGTCGCCTACCGACGCGTGATGGAAGTGACACCTTCGGCACCGTGCGGGTCACCAAGGCGTTCTTGCCTCTGA
- the LOC118428107 gene encoding D-beta-hydroxybutyrate dehydrogenase, mitochondrial-like → MMKPLHLFYCASLLGLTTISGLLLLLYQCAPVLYYLCTGILLGSVGYCVVLYLAPKSRVSGEGKAVFITGCDSGFGFGLAKRLDSLGFTVFAGCLLADSGGEGSKKLRAECSSRLSTVQIDVTDDGQVQAAVRQVKGRLPKGSKCLYALVNNAGVWQPGEIEWVSMAAYRRVMEVNAFGTVRVTKAFLPLIRRAKGRVVNITSEAGLHSPPTISPYHMSKSAAEFFSDTLRHEMYKWGVKVVIVEPGSFGQATDIALPAVYNRLVENLRNNMEEAVKEDYGMEYFDFKMEQMRSGIYSEAQGKDATPAIDAMVDAVTLTTPAHRYLVGSSFEDYVNKIWLGYFPTRWTDYTERPEKESDPKPAMLQKNI, encoded by the exons ATGATGAAGCCTCTACATTTGTTCTACTGTGCGAGCCTGCTCGGTTTGACCACCATTTCaggcttgttgttgttgttgtaccaaTGTGCACCTGTCCTGTACTACCTGTGCACGGGGATACTACTGGGTTCAGTGGGATACTGTGTGGTTCTGTACTTGGCGCCGAAGAGCCGAGTGAGCGGGGAGGGCAAAGCTGTCTTCATTACAG GTTGTGACAGTGGTTTCGGATTTGGACTGGCCAAACGTCTGGACTCGCTGGGCTTCACGGTGTTTGCCGGCTGTCTGCTGGCAGACAGTGGTGGGGAGGGGTCGAAGAAACTCCGTGCAGAGTGCTCGAGCAGGCTGAGTACTGTTCAGATTGACGTCACTGATGATGGACAGGTGCAGGCCGCTGTTAGACAGGTCAAAGGTCGACTGCCGAAGGGGTCAAAGT GTCTTTACGCATTGGTTAACAATGCTGGGGTCTGGCAGCCGGGAGAGATAGAGTGGGTCAGCATGGCCGCCTACCGACGTGTGATGGAAGTGAATGCCTTCGGTACCGTGCGGGTCACCAAGGCGTTCTTGCCTCTGATTCGTCGGGCGAAAG GACGAGTTGTGAACATCACCAGTGAGGCGGGTCTACATTCACCTCCAACTATATCCCCCTATCACATGAGCAAGAGTGCCGCGGAATTTTTCTCAGATACACTCAG GCACGAGATGTACAAGTGGGGAGTCAAAGTCGTCATCGTGGAGCCTGGCAGCTTCGGACAGGCTACAGATATTGCTTTGCCCGCCGTTTACAATAGGCTCGTTGAG AATCTACGGAACAACATGGAAGAAGCTGTTAAGGAGGATTATGGCATGGAGTACTTCGACTTCAAGATGGAACAGATGAGATCCGGGATCTATTCTGAGGCTCAGGGAAAAGACGCTACCCCTGCCATAGAT GCCATGGTGGATGCCGTCACCCTGACCACCCCCGCACATCGCTACTTGGTCGGGTCGAGTTTTGAGGACTACGTCAACAAGATTTGGCTGGGTTACTTCCCCACGCGTTGGACTGACTACACGGAGAGGCCCGAGAAGGAAAGCGACCCTAAACCGGCCATGCTACAGAAAAATATCTAG